From the Streptococcus hyointestinalis genome, the window TAGAACTGCGCGTTGTTCTTCAATTTTAGCTTGTGCTTCAGCCGGTGTCACCACACCCCAAAGTTTATTAAAAGTATTCATGTTGAAAGGTAAGTTATAAATCTCACCTTTATAGTTAGCAATCGGAGTATTAGTATAGCGGTTGAACTCTGCAAACTGGTTAACATAATCCCAAATTTCTTTATCAGAGGTATGAAAAATATGTGCCCCATACTCATGAACTTGGATTCCCTCTACTTCTTTCGTGTAGATATTTCCTGCAATGTGATCACGCTTTTCAATCACTTTTACTTTTTTTCCTTTTAAAGCTGCCTCATGAGCAAAAACTGCCCCAAACAAGCCACTACCAACAACTAAATAATCATATTTTGACATGATTTACTCCTATTTTTTGATTTTATGAATAAACGACTGAGAAATTTCTATAACGAAAGTTTCTTTCAACAATAACAACATCACACCATAAGTCCCAAAGAAAACCATTGCTGTCATCACCAGTTGGAAAAAAACTGCTACTGACACAATATTTTTTAAGAAAATGGTCAAAACAGTAGCCAAAACTAAACTGATAACCAATTTATTAAACTGAACTTGTTTGATGATGGGTAACATAAATTCTTTTATAAAGATAAACTGAACTAATGCTACTGCAAACTCTGCCACAGTTCCTGAAATCGCCGCACCACTGGCACCTAGACTTGGAATCATAAAAGCATTCAAAACTATATCAACCAAGGCTCCTGTAATCGTTGAATAGACAACTAATTTTTCACGGTTCGTAGGAACTAAAATTTGAATGCCCATTAAATTAGATAAACCAATGAAAAGAACCGTTGGCATGATAAACTGCATAGGCTGACTGGCAGGTAAAAAATCACTACCTGATAAGAATAATATAGATTCTTTACTAACTAAAATAAAATAAGTGACCAAAGGCAATGAAATCAAAAATACAAAACTTAAGGCTTTTTGTGTCAATCGTTCAAACTCACCTGTATTTCCTTGCTCATGATGATAAGACAAACGAGGTAACAAAACCGCTCCCAGTGAAGTCACTACGCTGACTAAAATCTGTTTGATCTTAACAGCTGCGGAGTAATATCCTACTGCTTCGTCCCCTTTTACAAAACCAAGCATAGTAGTATCTACATTTAGATAAATTGTAGAGGATACCGTTAGTAGAAAGAAAGTTAAGGTCGGTCTGATATGCTGTTTAATGTCTAGTTTCTCATTTATCTTACCAGAAAACATCGTTCTTAAGTTAATAAAGTTTAAGAGATTTGAGCCGACGGCTGCAACCACTGTAATCGCCCCATAAACGACATAATCATCACTTGATTGAACAAAAAGAAACATCAAGATGACAGAGATAAATTTGAAAATAATAGAACGAATAGTGATATAAGAGTACTTTTCTAATCCTTTATAAAGCCATTCTACTCCCAAGACATTGAAAATAAGGGTAGAAGATAAAATTAGATAAAGCTCTTTTTCCAAATAGAGTTTTTCAATAGATAAAACTGTCACAAAAAGTACTAGTAAAGCTATAGACATCACGATTGCATTTAAAATCATGATTTCTTTGACTGTTTTAAATAATTTATTTTCATCATCACGAACTTTTGCTGTTGCTCTTATCCCATAAGTTGGAATCCCCATCATCCCCACCATTGAAAAATAGGTAATGATAGAAGTTGCAAAAGTCACAGTTCCAACACCGCTAGCTTGCAATACCCTCGAAACATAGGGAAATGTGATAAGAGGAAATACAAAATTTGAAATCGTTAAAATAAAATTCATAATAAAGTTTATTTTAACCGAACTATTTTTTTTCATAACTTTAATTGTTACACTGCTCCATTCCCACCAAGTACCTTAACTATTGTAAGAATCAAAATTTTAACATCCAGAGCTAGCGATGCATGACGAACATAATATAATTCTAATTCACATCTCTCTGGATAATGAACATCACTTCTACCTGAAACTTGCCACCACCCTGTTGCACCAGGTTTAACAGATAGTAACAAATCAGCTTGATCTTCTGTGTATTCATCTAGTTCTTTTTCTAGAATTGGTCTTGGACCGATAAAGCTCATATCTCCCTTTAAAATGTTGATAAATTGTGGGACTTCATCAATACTAAATTTTCTAATAAAAGCTCCAATCCCTGTTAATCTAGGATCTTCTTTAGGATCCAATTTATAACTATTAGAGATATATTTTTGATATAGTTTAGTATTTTCTTCCAAAACTTGTTCTGCGTTTACTACCATAGAACGAAATTTTATTATTTTAAATTTTTTATAATTCTTCCCCATTCTTTCTTGATAGAAAAAAATAGGACCTTTATTTTTACCAAATTGATAAAACAGAGCTATAAAAATAAATATAGGAAAAAATACAAATACTGTACCTAAAATACCAACTACTATATCAAATCCTCTTTTTATAACTCTAATATAAAAACTAGCATCAACTTCAGCTACATCATCGTACATAACTTTTTTCCTTTTCATTTATATAAAATAGCTCGTAAATCTAAATATAATTGGGGAAATCAACTAATCTTATCACTTCTTATTGCGGCGATTTTTTGATTTTGCTTCTTTAGTTTTTTTACCAGTTTTCCCGTATTGACCATACTCTCCATACTGACCATAAGCACCGTAACTATCCAAAGTATTATCAACTTTATTCAAAATAACTCCCAGAAATTGTGCATGTGATTGTTCCATTTGCTCTTTTGCTTTTTGGACAAAACGACGTCTAACACCATTGGCTTCTGTTACAATGATAGAGGCATCACAACGTTGAGCAATAATAGCTGAGTCAATCACTAAGCCAATCGGAGGAGAATCAACAATCACATAATCATAAAGTTGTTTAGCAGTTGACATCAAGGCGTCAAAGTTTGCGTTTTGTAGCAAGCTTGTAGGATTTGGTGGGACATGTCCTGATGGAATCACATACAGATCCTCAACGTTCGTATCACAAATAGCCTCAGACAGCTCACAATTTCCTGATAAAAAGGCCGTCAAACCTTGAATACGAGTCGTCGGCTTAAAGGTTCCTGAAATCACTGAATTACGCACATCGGCATCAATCAGTAAGGTACGATAGCCAGCGCGGGCGAACGAAATCGCTAGGTTAGCAGCTGTAGTTGACTTTCCTTCCCCAGGTTGTACTGAAGTTAAGACAATGGTTTTAAGACCTGCTCCACTAAATTGGATATTGGTACGAATCGAGTTAAAATACTCTTCTACTTTCTTAGCTAATAAAGCCTTATTTCTAACTAATTCTAACTGTGGCATTTTTTTCTCCTATTTCAGCTTATCTGTATTTGGAACGACACCAATAAGCGGTAAACCTAATACTTCTTCAATATCTTCTGGACGTTTAATACGATCATCTAAGACTTCTCTTATAAGAATGATCACAACAGCAAGAAAGCCTCCAATCAAAAATCCAAGGGCAACATTTCGCTTGATGTTTGGTGATGATGGCTCAGTCGGTGCTTCTGCTGGATCGACCTCTTCAACATTATCTACCTTTGTGACTGCCTTGATTTTTTCAGATGATACGACTCGCAAAGCATTCGCAATACGGGCTGCTTCTCTTGGATCTCCATCTTCCACATTAATCGAAATAATACGCGTATCAACTGGAATATCGACTGTCATTTTTCCCAATAGCTCTTCTGCAGACATCGTCAGTTTTTCGTCATCAATGACTTGTTGACGAACATCTTTAGAGGTAATAATTTCCTTATAGTCTTTAACGAGATAACTTCCAGCTTGCAAATCTTGAGCTGTTAAGGCATTCTCAGCAGCCGCTTTTTGGTTCCCAACGTAAAAACTTGTAGTAGAGGTGTAGGTTGGTTTAATTAAAAACAATGATACCAACAGTGCAATGGTGGCAAAAAATACTGCCACTAAGGTAATTAAGAATTTTTTCGACCATAACTTTTTAAGCAATAACAACACATCAATTTCCATACTTGGATTTTGTTCCTTCATAATATCTCCTATAATGTTATATAAATTTATCTTCTAGCAAGAGTTGAGGGTTTGTTTTAAACAACTCTTCTGCTTTTTCCTGTCCATACTCAGAAGCAATTGTATCAAAAGCTGCTTTCATATAAGGAGGACGTTGGTCAAGGTTGTGCATATCACTTGCAACACAATGAACCAAATCATTTTCTAAAAAGTAGCGTGCACGCTTTTTAAAGACTTTATACTTATCTCCAAAAAGCTTTGGTTTAAGCACGTGTGAACTGTTTATTTGAGTATAACAACCCCTGCTAATCAACTCCAAGACACGCTCTTTATGAAACTCCAGTGCATCATAACGTTCAATATGAGCAATGACTGGAGTTAAGCCCAAAAGCAAGATATTATTGATGGCTTCTTGTATCTCGCGCCAAGGTGTTCCTTTACTAAACTCCAATAAAATATAGCGCGTATAATTTAATCTTGGAACTTGTTTTTTCTCAAGTTTACTAGGTAGTTCTTTAGTATAGTACAACTCGCCACCAAAGCCTAAGATTAAATCTGGAAATTTCTTACTTGCTTCCTCTCTAACTGTTGCAAAATTAGTTTTAATGGTTTCCTCTGGTGTTTCAAACATCCCTTTGCGACGATGGGAGGTTGCAATAATCACCCTAACACCCTGTGCATAAGCCTCTCCAATCAAAGCAAGGCTTTCCTCTAAGTTTTTAGGACCATCATCAACTCCGAATATAATATGAGAGTGGATATCAATCATCTTAATTTCCCTCCATTGTAGATTGGATTTTAGCTTTCATCTGCTCTAAGCTAGCATCATCAACTTTCATCATATAAAGACTGGCACCTGGCATAGCATATGAAGTCAACTCTCCTGTACTTCCTGTTCCTTCTAGAGCTTGTGATTTAACTGTATAAGAACCACCTGAATCAAGCTGTGCATTTGCCAAAGTCATCATGGTATCAACTGGCATATTCGTTTGGATAGAATCTGATAAACCTTCAATGATGGCATTGTAATTTGAAAGAGAGTTAACAGACGCTAGTTTATTAATTAAAGCAGCAATTACTTTTTCTTGGTTTTTTCCGCGATCATGATCCCCATTTGTAAGAGAATAACGCTCCCGTACAAAACCTAGGGCTTTATCTGAATCTAAGTAAACCTGCCCAACTGGGAAATGATAATTACCATGTAAACTAGTAAATTCCTGATTATTGGTCACTTCTACTCCGCCAACCAAGTCAATCAATTTTAAGAAACTCGTGAAGTTTAGCCGGGCATAGTAATTAATATCAATACCATACAGATTTTCTAATGTATGGATAGAAGCATCAACACCGTAGATACCAGCATGAGTCAATTTATCATACTGATCATTTCCACCATCAGCAATCTTAACATATGAATCACGTGGTGTTGTGGTCAACAAAACTTTCTTTGTCTTGCGGTTAACCGTCATAATGATATTAACATCAGAACGAGAGACAGATGATATTGATCCAAATGTATCAATCCCTGAAATATAAACATTAAACACGTCTGTCGAAGAAGTTGTCTCCTTCGCAGCAGAAACTTCTTTTTCAACCTTATAAGTATAGATCGTGCGGAGTTTATCAGCATAATCTGGATAAGTCAACTCCAAAAGATTAGCATAAGCACTGTTCAATACCATGGCTTTACTTGAATCTGTCAAAAGATTTTCATAGGCTTTTTGATAGGATTCCACTTTGTCTAAGGACAGTGTCTTACCTTTATTTGTCTCAACATCTTGAACAAGAGCATCAATATTGGCTTGGTCATTGTCTGTCGGTGCTAAGACTGATGTAATATCTGCCACACTATTGATGGTACTATCTTTAGGAACAACGATGGTCATCTCATACTCTGACACAGATGCTGTTTGATTCATCTTATCTAAAACATCAACTGTACTTTTAGATATATATAACGCCGCACTTGAGCTGAGTAGTGAAATCACTAATAAAAGCAAGGTAAAAACTTTAGCTTTCTTAGTTACCACTAAAACTAAAGCCAGAATAAATATTCCTGCAAGAACACTTGCAATGATGATGTTTAAACTTGATACATTTAAGATATTATAGGTAAACATCATGACGACCGTAATCGTCGCCACTATAGCATAAAGTAATAATAAACCAAGATTAAGAATCCCTAGATTGTTACTGTTACTTTTCTTTTTACGGCTCCGTCTCGACTGGTTAGACATGCTATTTCTCCTAAACATCAAAAATTTCAATCATCTTATTATACCTAAATTATACTCTAATAGCAAGGTAATCTGCCATCAGCTAGGAAAAGACTGTAGCGTTACAATAGATGTGAGACTTCTAGAAGTCAAAAAGAAGATTCCCTGATATGATAAGAGTACCACCACTCATCAAAAAGGAATCTTCACATGACTAGTATATCACAAAATCTTCGCTATTTACCACATACTCTAGAAACACGTTACCACGCTGTTAAAACCTACCAAAACGGAGCATCTGTCGCCTTCATCTGTCGACGTTACAAAGTTTCAAAAGCCTCTCTCATGCGCTGGAATAAGCGTTTTGATGGCACAAAAGAATCTCTAAAAGACCGTTCTCATCGCCCTCTAACACCACATCCAAAGGCTCATACCCAGCAAGAGCTGACCTGGATTAAAAACTGCATCAAAAGAAATCCAAACGCAACCCTCATCGAAATCTTCTACAAGCTCAAAACCAATAAGGGATATGATAGGCACCCTTGCTCACTCTTTCGAATCTTGAGAAAGCTGGACTTCTTCAAATCCCCTAAAACAAAGAACAAACCTTATGTCCCAAAACCATATGACACGCCGACTAAACTCGGTATCAAGTGGCAGATGGATGTCAAATACGTCCCAACTCACTGCTACACAGGAAAACTACCTGACAAGTTCTACCAGTACACCGTTATTGATGAGGCCAGTCGAGAACGCTTTATATTCCCTTTCAAAGAGCAGTCGTCCTACTCAACGGTTCAATTTCTCAAAATGGCTATCAAACACTTTGGATACAAACCCAAAATCCTCCAAACGGATAATGGCTTTGAGTTCACTCATTTCAAAGAGACCAAACAAGTTCACCCACTAGACTTGCTGTGTCAGGAACTTGGCATTGAGCACAAGCTGATTCGTCCTCGAACACCAAGACATAATGGCAAGGTTGAACGCAGTCATCGAAATGACAATCGACGTCTCTACCAGCACCTGACCTTTTACTCCTATGACGACCTCATCAAGCAGATGAAAACCTATCTTTATCGTTCTAATCGACTCCCTATGCAAACTTTAGGATGGAAATCTCCTATCGATATCAGAAAAGCTTTACTAGAAGCTAGCTCCTAGTAAAGCTTAACAAATGGATAACTTCAAAATAACATTTTAGGTCTCACATCATTGACAAAGGTACAGCTACTTTTCAATGAAATTGAAATTGTCCTCAATATCTAGTATAATAGAAGTGAAACTAGATAGGAAAAGGAATATTCATGTCAAATAAACAACAAACAACAAACACGGACACGGAGCATTTGGAAAATGGGATGGTGCGTGGTCTTCAAAACCGCCACGTCCAGTTCATTGCCATTGCAGGAACGATTGGAACTGGGCTTTTCTTGGGAGCGGGAAATTCCATTGCCCTGACTGGACCATCTATTTTACTGGTCTACCTCATCACTGGCGTCTTTATGTTCTTTATGATGCGAGCAATGGGAGAGATGCTCTATCAAGACCCTGACCAGCACACCTTTATCAACTTTATCACACGCTATTTAGGGCAAGGCTGGGGCTATTTTGCTGGCTGGTCTTACTGGGTCTCACTGATTTTCCTCGGGATGGCGGAGATTACAGCTGTTGCCAAGTACATGCAGTATTGGTTTCCGACCTGGCCGTCTTGGATTATTCAGATTGTCTTTTTGGTGCTTTTAGCTTCCATCAATCTCATCGCTGTTAAAGTTTTTGGAGAAACCGAGTTTTGGTTTGCTATGATTAAGATTATCGCTATTCTAGCTTTGATTGCAACGGCTATTATCATGCTGGTGACTGGATTTAAAACACCCGAAGGTCCTGTTAGTCTCAACAATATCTTCCATAACTTTGAATGGTTCCCAAATGGTTGGATGAAGTTCTTGGTGTCTTTCCAGATGGTTTTCTTTGCTTATCAAGCCATTGAGTTTGTCGGAATCACTGTCTCTGAAACAGCTAATCCACGAACGGTGCTTCCAAAAGCCATCCAAGAAATTCCTATGCGTATCGTTATCTTTTATGTCGGTGCTTTGGTTGCCATTATGACCATCATCCCTTGGCGAGCTTTTTCTGGCGGTGGTAGCAGCCTTGAAAATTCACCTTTTGTTATGGTCTTTCAATTAGCCGGCTTTAAATGGGCGGCAGCTCTTATTAACTTTGTCGTCCTCACATCAGCAGCTTCTGCTCTGAACTCTACGCTCTACTCAACTGGACGCCACCTCTATCAGCTAGCCAACGAAGCCCCTACAAAATGGATGAACAAGGCTAAAATCAACACCCTATCACGCTCTGGTGTACCAAGTAAAGCTATTATCTGCTCTGCTATCGTCATCGCAGCTTCAGCGCTTATCAGCATGATTCCTGCTGTCAAAAATACCTTTACGCTGATTACTGCTTCTTCATCAGGGGTTTATATCGCTATCTACATCCTGACTATGATTGCACATCTCAAGTACCGCAAGTCCGATGACTTTATGACAGACGGCTACCTCATGCCAGCCTACATAATCCTAAATCCACTCACCATCGCCTTTATGCTCTTTGTCTATGCCATTCTCTTTATGCAAGCAGACACAGTGGTCGGAGCAGTCGGCTCACTCATTTGGATTGTGGTCTTTGGCGTTTACAGTCAATTGAAATTTAGAAAAGCGACTTAAAAGTAGTGACTGTTCACTACTTTTTTTAATTTGAACTTTAACCAAGCTCATTGTATAATAAAGGTGATATAAAAACACATTGCAGTTGGTAGTCTGCAAGCATCTTTGATGTCAGTAACCTTCCCTCCGGGTCGTCCATTATCCTTGATTTTTACTTGAGGAGGGGACTTTCATGAAAATGACAGTCTATTTTGATGGCACTTTTTGGTGTGCTTTGATTGAATATAGTGATACTAAACAGCACTATCGTGCTTTTCGGTATGTCTTTGGTAAGGAACCTAAGACAGCCGATATTATCACATTTATTGGTAAAGATTTAACCATTTGGATGAAAAGACAGGAAGAAATCAGCCCTGCAACTTCTATCCTTGAAATACAGAGTAGTCCTAAAAAGCAAAATCCAAAGCGTATGCAACGTGAATTAAACTGTGCCAAGAAACAACCAATTGTTTCAACAAAGACACAGCTGGCATTACAAAAAACACATGATTTAGTTAAGCAAAAGCGAAAAACAGCTAAAAAGAAAAAACAGCGTGCTTTAGCCACCTACAAATACCAGCTCAAACAAGAAAAACGCCACCAAAAAAAGAAAGGGCACTAAGCCCAAAAAAGACTAGCTTCTAGTAGAAGCTAGTCTTTTTATACATTCATCTAACTAAGCATTTATTTCATCAATAATCGCTTTTAGTTGTTCTTTGGTGTGCACACCTGCAACTTGTTTGACGACTTGACCGTCTTTTTTGAACATCAATGTCGGAATAGACATGATGCCAAAGCTGCGTGCCGTTTCTGGATTTTCATCCACATCGATTTTGACAATCTTGAGGTCATCTTCGTCAAATTCTGCTTCTAATTGCTCAAGAATAGGTGCCTGCATACGACATGGACCACACCATGTTGCCCAAAAATCAATAAGGACGAGACCTTCTTTTGTCTCTTGTTCAAATGTTGCATCTGTAATTGCGTAAGCCATAATAAGCCTCCTATCTAATCATGGTCTTATTCTACACAAAAATAAGAACATTTTCCACTAATTGCTACACCAAAAAGAGGAGGAGACCAAATGAGAAACCTAAAACGTAGCCAATCAAAACATCCTTGGGATAATGCACACCGCCAAGCACACGGCAAAATGCTAAGATGAGTGAAAAGCCTAACAGCATAAGCCCAAAGGGAAAAGATAAGCGCAAAGCACACATGCTAATCATGCTCGCTGAAAAAACATGACGACTTGGCATTGATTTGCCTTGGCTGGTTTTGATAATCAAGGGACTGAAATCCCACGTTTCGTAGGGACGAGGTTGATTGTAAAGATGACGAAAAAGAGACACCAAACTAAAACTAATGGCTGGAACAAGAACCAAAATCCCTAAAAGCAGCGAGAACCCTTGGTCCATATACACAAGTAGCAGCAAAACAGGATAGATGATGTACATGACGTGTGTCAAAAAATGATTGGCTAAACGCAACAATGAGACAAGCATCGGATAACGCCTAAAAGGCACCATCCAGCTGTCATAGCGTCTTTGATAATCAAACATACAAAACTCCTTCATATTAAGCTAGCTTAGCCCAGAGTAACAATTGTTGCCCCTGACCCGCCAGCATTTTGAGGGGCATAACCAAAGCTCTTGACATGTTTATTGCGGCGCAGATACTTGGTAACCCCCTCACGGATAACGCCTGTACCGATACCGTGAATGATATCGACTTGTGCCATGTTGTTAAGCAGTGCTTGGTCAATAAAGCGGTCGAGCTCCTGCATAGCCTCTTCATAGCGCATGCCTCTTAGGTCAAGACGTGCTCGTGGACCAGTTTGACTTACCTTTTTAACTACTTTCACTTGTTTAGCACGTTTTGGTTTTGGTGTTTCTTTTTGAGCACGCACTAGAGTAAACTCATCTGGCTTCAGCGTCATCTTAATCAAACCAACCTGCGCCTCAAAACGCCCATCCTTGAGTTGGTTGATAAGGGTACCATGCTGACCATAGCTGGTCACGATGATGTCATCGCCCACACGAGGTGCTCTTTGTGCCTTAGCTTTCTTCGCCTTTCTAAGCACTTTATTTTTGGATAAATCAGGCTCTTTGACTAAACTGTCAAGCTCTTTTTTGGCGTCAATGACTTCGTGCGGTTTTAGCTGGCTTTTAGCTGTAAGCGTCTTTAAAATCTCATCACTCTTCTCTTTTGCCTCATCAACAATAGCTTGCGCTTCTTGATAAACCTTTTCAAGCTCTTTATCACGTGCATGTGAAAATTCATTGTAGAGCTTTTTGACCGCTCGATTAAACTTCAGATTTTCTTTTTCAACCTCACGAATGCGCTCTAAACGTTTGCGGCTCTCAAGTGTTTGTTCTTCCAAGCGCTCAATGATACGATTGACATCGCTCTCCTTATCGGTCTGACTCTCAGCATCAGCCACGATAATCTCAGGTAAGCCTAAGCGCCTTGCAATTTCAAAAGCATTTGAGCGACCAGGGACACCCTGCATAAAGCGATAAGTCGGACTAAGTGTTGTCGTGTCAAATTCCATACTAGCATTTTCAACAAAAGCAGTCTCAATCCCATAAGCTTTTAACTCTGGATAGTGAGTAGTGACCATATTTTTAATACCACTTAGGCGCAAATGCTCAAGGATAGCCATAGCAAGACTGGCTCCTTCTTGAGGGTCTGTCCCAGCACCGAGCTCATCAAAGAGAACCAGACTATCTTCATTAGCATTCTCTAAAATAGAGACAATCTGTGTCATATGACTAGAGAAGGTCGATAAGCTCTGCTCAATGGATTGCTCGTCTCCGATATCTGCAAAAATCTCTGTAAAGATAGCCACTTTACTGCCCTTATCTGCCAAAATCGGCAAACCTGACTGTGCCATCAGCTGCGCTAGACCAAGAGTTTTAAGCATAATGGTCTTACCACCTGTATTGGGTCCAGTGATAACAATGCTGGTCAATTCTTCACCAAAATAGAGGCTATTAGAAACAGGATGAGCTAGCAAAGGATGGCGCACATTTAACAATTGAATGGTCTTGTTTTCTGAGAGTTTAGGGATAACAGCAGAGTAGTCTCGCATAAAAAGATACTTGGCACGCACAAAATCCAAATGCCCCAAAATCCAAGCGTTATTGCGAATGCTATTAGTTTGTGGACGCAATAA encodes:
- a CDS encoding amino acid permease; its protein translation is MSNKQQTTNTDTEHLENGMVRGLQNRHVQFIAIAGTIGTGLFLGAGNSIALTGPSILLVYLITGVFMFFMMRAMGEMLYQDPDQHTFINFITRYLGQGWGYFAGWSYWVSLIFLGMAEITAVAKYMQYWFPTWPSWIIQIVFLVLLASINLIAVKVFGETEFWFAMIKIIAILALIATAIIMLVTGFKTPEGPVSLNNIFHNFEWFPNGWMKFLVSFQMVFFAYQAIEFVGITVSETANPRTVLPKAIQEIPMRIVIFYVGALVAIMTIIPWRAFSGGGSSLENSPFVMVFQLAGFKWAAALINFVVLTSAASALNSTLYSTGRHLYQLANEAPTKWMNKAKINTLSRSGVPSKAIICSAIVIAASALISMIPAVKNTFTLITASSSGVYIAIYILTMIAHLKYRKSDDFMTDGYLMPAYIILNPLTIAFMLFVYAILFMQADTVVGAVGSLIWIVVFGVYSQLKFRKAT
- a CDS encoding LCP family protein, giving the protein MSNQSRRSRKKKSNSNNLGILNLGLLLLYAIVATITVVMMFTYNILNVSSLNIIIASVLAGIFILALVLVVTKKAKVFTLLLLVISLLSSSAALYISKSTVDVLDKMNQTASVSEYEMTIVVPKDSTINSVADITSVLAPTDNDQANIDALVQDVETNKGKTLSLDKVESYQKAYENLLTDSSKAMVLNSAYANLLELTYPDYADKLRTIYTYKVEKEVSAAKETTSSTDVFNVYISGIDTFGSISSVSRSDVNIIMTVNRKTKKVLLTTTPRDSYVKIADGGNDQYDKLTHAGIYGVDASIHTLENLYGIDINYYARLNFTSFLKLIDLVGGVEVTNNQEFTSLHGNYHFPVGQVYLDSDKALGFVRERYSLTNGDHDRGKNQEKVIAALINKLASVNSLSNYNAIIEGLSDSIQTNMPVDTMMTLANAQLDSGGSYTVKSQALEGTGSTGELTSYAMPGASLYMMKVDDASLEQMKAKIQSTMEGN
- a CDS encoding Wzz/FepE/Etk N-terminal domain-containing protein, which codes for MKEQNPSMEIDVLLLLKKLWSKKFLITLVAVFFATIALLVSLFLIKPTYTSTTSFYVGNQKAAAENALTAQDLQAGSYLVKDYKEIITSKDVRQQVIDDEKLTMSAEELLGKMTVDIPVDTRIISINVEDGDPREAARIANALRVVSSEKIKAVTKVDNVEEVDPAEAPTEPSSPNIKRNVALGFLIGGFLAVVIILIREVLDDRIKRPEDIEEVLGLPLIGVVPNTDKLK
- the cps4B gene encoding capsular polysaccharide biosynthesis protein Cps4B; the protein is MIDIHSHIIFGVDDGPKNLEESLALIGEAYAQGVRVIIATSHRRKGMFETPEETIKTNFATVREEASKKFPDLILGFGGELYYTKELPSKLEKKQVPRLNYTRYILLEFSKGTPWREIQEAINNILLLGLTPVIAHIERYDALEFHKERVLELISRGCYTQINSSHVLKPKLFGDKYKVFKKRARYFLENDLVHCVASDMHNLDQRPPYMKAAFDTIASEYGQEKAEELFKTNPQLLLEDKFI
- the trxA gene encoding thioredoxin; this encodes MAYAITDATFEQETKEGLVLIDFWATWCGPCRMQAPILEQLEAEFDEDDLKIVKIDVDENPETARSFGIMSIPTLMFKKDGQVVKQVAGVHTKEQLKAIIDEINA
- a CDS encoding phosphatase PAP2 family protein, with protein sequence MFDYQRRYDSWMVPFRRYPMLVSLLRLANHFLTHVMYIIYPVLLLLVYMDQGFSLLLGILVLVPAISFSLVSLFRHLYNQPRPYETWDFSPLIIKTSQGKSMPSRHVFSASMISMCALRLSFPFGLMLLGFSLILAFCRVLGGVHYPKDVLIGYVLGFSFGLLLFLV
- a CDS encoding YjdF family protein, giving the protein MKMTVYFDGTFWCALIEYSDTKQHYRAFRYVFGKEPKTADIITFIGKDLTIWMKRQEEISPATSILEIQSSPKKQNPKRMQRELNCAKKQPIVSTKTQLALQKTHDLVKQKRKTAKKKKQRALATYKYQLKQEKRHQKKKGH
- a CDS encoding sugar transferase, yielding MYDDVAEVDASFYIRVIKRGFDIVVGILGTVFVFFPIFIFIALFYQFGKNKGPIFFYQERMGKNYKKFKIIKFRSMVVNAEQVLEENTKLYQKYISNSYKLDPKEDPRLTGIGAFIRKFSIDEVPQFINILKGDMSFIGPRPILEKELDEYTEDQADLLLSVKPGATGWWQVSGRSDVHYPERCELELYYVRHASLALDVKILILTIVKVLGGNGAV
- a CDS encoding DDE-type integrase/transposase/recombinase; the protein is MTSISQNLRYLPHTLETRYHAVKTYQNGASVAFICRRYKVSKASLMRWNKRFDGTKESLKDRSHRPLTPHPKAHTQQELTWIKNCIKRNPNATLIEIFYKLKTNKGYDRHPCSLFRILRKLDFFKSPKTKNKPYVPKPYDTPTKLGIKWQMDVKYVPTHCYTGKLPDKFYQYTVIDEASRERFIFPFKEQSSYSTVQFLKMAIKHFGYKPKILQTDNGFEFTHFKETKQVHPLDLLCQELGIEHKLIRPRTPRHNGKVERSHRNDNRRLYQHLTFYSYDDLIKQMKTYLYRSNRLPMQTLGWKSPIDIRKALLEASS
- a CDS encoding flippase, whose protein sequence is MKKNSSVKINFIMNFILTISNFVFPLITFPYVSRVLQASGVGTVTFATSIITYFSMVGMMGIPTYGIRATAKVRDDENKLFKTVKEIMILNAIVMSIALLVLFVTVLSIEKLYLEKELYLILSSTLIFNVLGVEWLYKGLEKYSYITIRSIIFKFISVILMFLFVQSSDDYVVYGAITVVAAVGSNLLNFINLRTMFSGKINEKLDIKQHIRPTLTFFLLTVSSTIYLNVDTTMLGFVKGDEAVGYYSAAVKIKQILVSVVTSLGAVLLPRLSYHHEQGNTGEFERLTQKALSFVFLISLPLVTYFILVSKESILFLSGSDFLPASQPMQFIMPTVLFIGLSNLMGIQILVPTNREKLVVYSTITGALVDIVLNAFMIPSLGASGAAISGTVAEFAVALVQFIFIKEFMLPIIKQVQFNKLVISLVLATVLTIFLKNIVSVAVFFQLVMTAMVFFGTYGVMLLLLKETFVIEISQSFIHKIKK
- a CDS encoding tyrosine-protein kinase, which gives rise to MPQLELVRNKALLAKKVEEYFNSIRTNIQFSGAGLKTIVLTSVQPGEGKSTTAANLAISFARAGYRTLLIDADVRNSVISGTFKPTTRIQGLTAFLSGNCELSEAICDTNVEDLYVIPSGHVPPNPTSLLQNANFDALMSTAKQLYDYVIVDSPPIGLVIDSAIIAQRCDASIIVTEANGVRRRFVQKAKEQMEQSHAQFLGVILNKVDNTLDSYGAYGQYGEYGQYGKTGKKTKEAKSKNRRNKK